TATACGGAGCAAACTCGCGGACAACCTCGTAACGCAGTCGAAACCCTAACTCAGTATCAGCCAATCCTGAACCTATGCCCCGCCCAGGGTCGTTTTTCCCATAAAGGTTCATTTCCAGCCTGGGCTGCAAGATCAGATGATTGGTGAGCAGAATGTCATAGTCGCTTTCTAACCGAGCGGCGGTATGGCCATTCTCGCCGATATAGGCAGTGACCTCCGATTCAAGGTTATACAGAGCCATACCTTGGATGCCGATGGCGCCCCATGTCTGTGGCGAACCAGGTTTGAAGTCTTGACGCACTCCCGTGACAACCTCCCACCAAGGACTTATTGAGTGCCCCCACAGTGCTTGGAGTTCAGCGTGCTCAGTCACCCCGTTGGTGCGTTCACCTTCTGACCGCAGCCATAGCCGATCAACGTCACCGCCGATCCATCCTTTTGCATCCCAATTGAGCGTGCTGCCGCTCATAGAGTCCTGGTACTCAAACTGATCAAGCAGGAAGAAAGTATTGAGTTTTTTATCATGAACACCGTGGCCGGCAACATCGGGAAACGCAGCTTGGCGATCCGCATCGGAAAGCACCGGGATGGGTGTTCGGCTGGTGCTGCGCGATTTCGAGTCGTTCATTTTACTGTGATCCATCGTGTCCATCTGGCCCGAGTCCATATTGTCCATCGAACCATGATCCATCTTTGAGTGATCCATCTGACTGCCGTTGGGCGCTATGGGCGGATTCACTTCCTCAGCTTTTAACGCCGAGCTTAAAAAGGCTGCGCTAACTGAAACAGAGAGTGCAATCAAATATTTACTCATAACCAGCATCCTTTACTCATCAACCCGGACTTCACGGAACATGCCCATTTCCATGTGAAACAACAGATGGCAGTGATAGGCCCAACGCCCTAGCGCGTCGGCGGTTACGCGATAACTGCGCTTAGTACCCGGTGGCATGTCGATGGTGTGTTTGCGCACCATGAAATTACCGTCCTCATCCTCAAGGTCGCTCCACATTCCGTGAAGGTGGATGGGGTGAGTCATCATCGTGTCATTCACCAGTGTGATTCGAACGCGCTCGCCATATTTAAGACGTATAGGCTCCGCATCAGAAAACTTGATGCCGTTGAACGACCAAGCAAATTTTTCCATATGGCCTGTGAGATGCAGCTCGATGGTGCGGCTGGGTGTGCGGCCGTCGGGATCTGGAAAGGTGCTTTTCAGATCGGCATAGGTGAGTACGTGACGTCCATTGTTCCTCAAGCCAATACCAGGATCGGTGAGCTTGGGCGTCACATTCATGGCTTGCATGTCGACTAAGGGATTGTTGGTTTCGGAAGCCGGGTGGGACTGCATTTCTGCTTCCATTCCAGCCATTCCAGCCATTCCAGCCATCCCGGACATCCCGGCCATATCACTGTGCTGCATACTACCGCCGTCCATACCCGTCATCTGGCCGTGATCCATCCCAGACATCGCGGACATACTTCCCGGCTTCATGCCACCGTCGCTCATACCGGCCATGCTGCCGTGATCCATCCCTGCCATACCGGCCATTCCCATGTCATCCATCGTAATGAGTGGGCGTGGATCGGTAGCAGGGACAGGTGCGCTCATTCCTTCGCGCGTTGCCAAGGTTCCGCGTGCATATCCGGTTCGGTCCATGGACTGCGCGAAGATGGTGTAGGCATCTTCGCTAGTCGGCTCGACGATCACGTCATAGGTTTCTGCCACGGCAATGCGGAACTCCTCGACGCTGACAGGATTAACGTGCTGACCATCGGCGGCCACCACGGTCATTTTCAACCCTGGTATACGGACATCGAAGTAACTCATGGAAGAGCCGTTAATGAAGCGAAGACGGAGCTTTTCGCCGCGTTTGAAAATTCCTGTCCAGTTACCGTTGGGCGCCTGACCATTCAGGAGGTAGGTATAAGTGTTCCCGCTCACGTCCGCTAAGTCAGTGGGGTTCATTTTCATCTCGGCCCACATCTTCCGATCAGCCACCGTAGCGGCCCAGCCCTTCTCGCTGACATCCTCAATAAAATCACCAACGGTGCGTTTGTGATGATTGTAGTAATCCGACTGTTTCTTGAGTTTGGCCATGACACGATCGGGCGCTTCATCGGTCCAGTCAGTTAGCATCACCACATAATCACGGCTGTATTGAAACGGTTCGGGCGCTTTCGCATCGACTACGATCGGCCCGTAAACGCCTGCTTGCTCTTGCAAGCCAGAATGGCTGTGGTACCAATACGTACCGTTCTGATGGACCTTGAACTTGTATTCGTACATGCCATCGGGTGCTATGCCATGAAAACTCATTCCTGGCACGCCATCCATATTCGCTGGCAGGATAATTCCGTGCCAATGGATAGAGGTGTCTTGGTCCAGACGATTTTTCACCCGGATCGTGACTGTTTCGCCCTCGCGCCAGTGCAGCAACGGCCCTGGCAAAGAGCCGTTGACCGTCATGGCGGTGCGGGGTGATCCGGTTATATTTACCGGGGTTTCACCGATGAAGAGATCAAATTGGTTGCCGGTCAGTACGCTGGGCATATCGGGGCTGGTCACGGCCCATACAGGCGTGCGCCAGAGGCCAAAGCCGCCGAGAACTCCACCAGCGGCCAAGCCTTTGACGAACGTCCGCCTAGAAGTTTTGGAATGCATACTGTTTATGTCCAATCAGTCAAAGAGAAACCCTGCGAAACAGCCACTTCGGTGCTCACAGGTTGATAGCGCGGTATCGAGTGCAGAAATTGCCACAGTTTAATCACTGCCGCGATTACATTTCTGTCAGCTTAGGGACCAACGCAGTTGCGACGAAGCCACGCGAGAATGACCAAGACCCAGACTGCTCCGACGTGCCGGATGTATGAAATAAGCTTCAGGAACAGTGCTCATGTGGGGCGATGGGGGTAAGCGACCTGTGCCTGAAGCTTGCGAAGCGAATACAGATGTCCTTCTTGTGCTGAGCGGGCTATTTAGCCGTAAAAAACAAGCATCAGCCTTGACTTGGCGGGAAGGTCAAGGAGTGTCTAAGGTTGTGGGTCGAGCAGTTTTTGCTCACTCTATATGGGTGTTCTTCAGTCTTAATGCATTGAAAACGACGGATGCAGAGCTAACGCTCATGGCGATTGCCGCGATCATCGGCGATAACAGATGTCCCGTTATGGGGTATAGCAAGCCCGCCGCGAGAGGGATTCCCATCGAATTGTAGATAAAAGCAAAGCCCAGATTCTGCCGCATGTTTTTTACCGTCGCGACAGAGAGCGCCCGCGCTCGGAGAATCCCCATTAAGTCACCCTTTACTAGCGTGAGCTGTGCACTATTCATCGCAACGTCTGTGCCTGTTCCCATGGCAATGCCTACATCTGCTCGGGCCAGCGCAGGAGCATCATTGATTCCATCGCCGGCCATGGCAACGCGCCTTCCCGATTTCTGCAAGTCTGCGACCAGACGCTCCTTATCCTGAGGTTTCACCTCGCCATGAACCTCTTCAATACCCATTTCCCTGGCAACAGCACGGGCAGTGGTAAGGCCATCTCCAGTGGCCATAATGATCCTTACATGGTCTGCTTTAAGTTTAGTAACAGCCTCCCTGGAAGTCGGCTTGATCGGATCTGAGACTGCCAGCAACCCTGCCAATATTCCATCCACTGCCACGTAGATGATGCTGATCCCCTCAAGGCGCAACTGCTCCGCGCGAGCTTCAAGCGAATCGATGCTTACCCCAGCCACGGCCATTAATGCCGTGTTGCCAAGCTGAATTTTCTTACCATCTACCAAGCCGCTGACACCTATTCCTGAACCGGATTCGAACGACTCCGGTTTGGTCAAAACAAGGTTTTCAGACCGGGCATGATCAACAATTGCATGGGCTAATGGATGTTCACTGCCTTGATCAAGACTGGCAGCGAGTTGGAGTACCTCATTGGCCGCGAACTTGTGGGTGACCTCCACGCTGTGAAATACCGGACGTCCTTCTGTGAGGGTGCCGGTCTTATCGACGATCAGCGTGTCGATCTGGCACAGATTCTCGATAGCGCCAGCATCTCTGAACAGCACGCCCATACTGGCGGCTTTGCCGGTGGAAACCATGATTGACATCGGCGTCGCAAGCCCCAGCGCGCAAGGGCAGGCAACAATTAACACTGCAACCGCGTTTATCAGTCCAAAAACCCAGCTGGGCTCAGGACCAAACAACCCCCACCCCAAAAGAGTGAACATCGCAATAAAAATGACTCCCATCACAAAATAACCGGCAACGGCGTCAGTCATTCGCTGCATCGGCGCTTTAGAACGCTGAGCCAAGGCCACCATTTGAACAATTTGCGACAGCATGGTCTCGGCACCAATTTTCTGCGCCTCCATGATCAAGCTGCCATGGGTATTGAGCGTTGCACCCATGAGGCTATCACCGCCCCTTTTCATTACGGGCAAGGGCTCGCCAGTGAGCATCGATTCATCTACTGCGCTTTCGCCCTCCAGAACGGAACCATCGACAGGAACTTTTTCACCCGGTCTTACCCGCAAATGGTCGCCCTTATGCACATGGGTAAGCGGGACATCTTCCTCTTCGCCATCGGCATTGATCCTGCGCGCGGTTTTCGGAGACAAGCCAAGCAAGGATTTAATCGCCGAAGACGTTTGTGATCGAGCTTTAAGTTCAAGCATCTGTCCGAACAAGGTCAGCGAGATAATCACGGCGGCGGCTTCGAAATAGACGCCAATGCGGCCTTCTCGCACGAAAGCGACGGGGAAGCTCTCAGGAAACAGTGTTGCTGCGACGCTATAGAGATAGGCTGCGGATGTGCCTAGGCTAATCAAGGTCCACATATTGGGACTGCGATGGCGAATCGAATCGATGCCTCTCACAAAAAAAGGCCAACCCGCCCACAAAATGACTGGCGTTGCGAGGCTTAGCTCAATCCAGTTCTGAATAGTCCCGTGAAATAACTGCCATACATGCCCCGTCATCGCGAGTACTGTCACGATTACAGTTAAGGGTAATGAACACCAAAAACGACGGGTGAAATCCTTGAATTCAGGATTTTCATCCTCCTCTAGCGTGGGCATGACCGGTTCCAATGTCATGCCGCATATCGGGCAGGTACCGGGGCCAAGCTGACGTATTTCCGGATGCATAGGGCAGGTGAACTGAGTGACCTCTTGTATTTCAGTGGCTGGGCCGGTGTGACTGGGATAATCGCTATCCAACTGTTCAGGCGCGTAGCGACCAGGTTCCGCTCTAAACTTCTTTTGGCAATTCAAGCTGCAAAACTGATAGGCGTGCCCCTGATAATTCTCGCTGAAAGAGCCCGGAGAGGTAATAGCCATGCCACACACCGGATCGCACCGACTTTCATCCTCCACCCTTGCAGAATGAGTATGACCATGGTCGTTTTTTTCGGTAGGCATGGCTATTTTTCCTTTTTCAACTGGGTGGATTGTGCCAGATCAACAGGTTGACCATGAACCGTGTGCATGTCCGAAAGTAGGCATCCGCCTTAAAAAAAAAATGAAGTATTCATAGTCAATAAAACGCAGCCATTGCAACCAATTGGATAATCTTGATCGAATTGAATACACCTCTTGCTAGACGAATATAGTCTAATCACTTCTGCGGGCCGATCATTTATTGAAGGCCCCTGTGGGCTAAAAGCCGACAGGCGTTCAAGCGGACGAACATTTACCTGACGCAGAGATTACATTTATGTAAGTTTCAAATCAGCGAGACTTATTTGATGCACACTCAACTTAATGGTCCCGTTGAGATTCACCTCATGAAACTTTTAGTCGCTGAAGATGAACCGACATTGGGCATTTATCTACAGCAGGGCCTGACTGAGGCCGGATTTACTGTTGATCGTTTTACCGACGGCGTTGAGGCCCTTCAACACGCGTTAAGCGAGGCCTATGACTTACTGATTCTGGATGTGATGATGCCGGGAATGGATGGATGGGAACTCCTTCGAAAGGTCCGTAAGTCAGGAAAAGAAGTGCCCGTGCTATTTCTGACGGCGCGAGACAGCATTGAAGATAGGGTCAAGGGACTGGAGCTTGGGGCAGACGATTACCTGATCAAACCATTCGCCTTCTCTGAGTTGCTGGCTCGCGTTAGAACCTTGCTACGTCGCGGTAACAGCACCCCTGCGCAAACCCATATAAAAATGGCTGACCTTGAGGTCGACCTGCTCAAACGCAGGGCAATTCGGGGAGGAACGCGCATAGACCTGACGGCTAAGGAGTTTGCGTTGTTAGAGCTACTGCTGCGTCGTAGAGGCGAAGTGCTCTCAAAATCGCTCATCGCCTCGCAAGTCTGGGATATGAATTTCGACAGCGATACCAATGTGATTGAAGTGGCCGTCAGAAGGCTCAGGGCGAAAATTGATGACGACTTCGACGTTAAGCTGATCCAGACCGTCCGAGGTATGGGTTACATGCTCGACTCACCGGACTTGGATCAGAGATGAACCGCCTCTCCCTCACCACCCGCCTGAGCTTGATGTTCATGCTTTCGGTGACCGTCGTGCTGACTGTTGCCGGCGTCAGTTTCAATCATCTAAGTCAGCATCATTTCAAGATGCTGGATCAACAAACCCTGGACGAAAAACTCAGCTCAACCCAACGAATTTTGGGAGAGCTGCACAACATCGATCAATTTAGTGAGTTAAAACCACAACTTGAGGCGTTGCTGGGGGCCCACCGAGATTTGACGGCAATCATCCTGAACAGCGAAGGAAAGTTGTTTTTCGCTAGTCCCGGGCC
The nucleotide sequence above comes from Pseudomonas sp. AB6. Encoded proteins:
- a CDS encoding copper resistance protein B encodes the protein MLVMSKYLIALSVSVSAAFLSSALKAEEVNPPIAPNGSQMDHSKMDHGSMDNMDSGQMDTMDHSKMNDSKSRSTSRTPIPVLSDADRQAAFPDVAGHGVHDKKLNTFFLLDQFEYQDSMSGSTLNWDAKGWIGGDVDRLWLRSEGERTNGVTEHAELQALWGHSISPWWEVVTGVRQDFKPGSPQTWGAIGIQGMALYNLESEVTAYIGENGHTAARLESDYDILLTNHLILQPRLEMNLYGKNDPGRGIGSGLADTELGFRLRYEVVREFAPYIGVTWNRSYGNTADLINNEGGDSNQTRFVAGIRMWF
- a CDS encoding copper resistance system multicopper oxidase; translation: MHSKTSRRTFVKGLAAGGVLGGFGLWRTPVWAVTSPDMPSVLTGNQFDLFIGETPVNITGSPRTAMTVNGSLPGPLLHWREGETVTIRVKNRLDQDTSIHWHGIILPANMDGVPGMSFHGIAPDGMYEYKFKVHQNGTYWYHSHSGLQEQAGVYGPIVVDAKAPEPFQYSRDYVVMLTDWTDEAPDRVMAKLKKQSDYYNHHKRTVGDFIEDVSEKGWAATVADRKMWAEMKMNPTDLADVSGNTYTYLLNGQAPNGNWTGIFKRGEKLRLRFINGSSMSYFDVRIPGLKMTVVAADGQHVNPVSVEEFRIAVAETYDVIVEPTSEDAYTIFAQSMDRTGYARGTLATREGMSAPVPATDPRPLITMDDMGMAGMAGMDHGSMAGMSDGGMKPGSMSAMSGMDHGQMTGMDGGSMQHSDMAGMSGMAGMAGMAGMEAEMQSHPASETNNPLVDMQAMNVTPKLTDPGIGLRNNGRHVLTYADLKSTFPDPDGRTPSRTIELHLTGHMEKFAWSFNGIKFSDAEPIRLKYGERVRITLVNDTMMTHPIHLHGMWSDLEDEDGNFMVRKHTIDMPPGTKRSYRVTADALGRWAYHCHLLFHMEMGMFREVRVDE
- a CDS encoding heavy metal translocating P-type ATPase, which produces MPTEKNDHGHTHSARVEDESRCDPVCGMAITSPGSFSENYQGHAYQFCSLNCQKKFRAEPGRYAPEQLDSDYPSHTGPATEIQEVTQFTCPMHPEIRQLGPGTCPICGMTLEPVMPTLEEDENPEFKDFTRRFWCSLPLTVIVTVLAMTGHVWQLFHGTIQNWIELSLATPVILWAGWPFFVRGIDSIRHRSPNMWTLISLGTSAAYLYSVAATLFPESFPVAFVREGRIGVYFEAAAVIISLTLFGQMLELKARSQTSSAIKSLLGLSPKTARRINADGEEEDVPLTHVHKGDHLRVRPGEKVPVDGSVLEGESAVDESMLTGEPLPVMKRGGDSLMGATLNTHGSLIMEAQKIGAETMLSQIVQMVALAQRSKAPMQRMTDAVAGYFVMGVIFIAMFTLLGWGLFGPEPSWVFGLINAVAVLIVACPCALGLATPMSIMVSTGKAASMGVLFRDAGAIENLCQIDTLIVDKTGTLTEGRPVFHSVEVTHKFAANEVLQLAASLDQGSEHPLAHAIVDHARSENLVLTKPESFESGSGIGVSGLVDGKKIQLGNTALMAVAGVSIDSLEARAEQLRLEGISIIYVAVDGILAGLLAVSDPIKPTSREAVTKLKADHVRIIMATGDGLTTARAVAREMGIEEVHGEVKPQDKERLVADLQKSGRRVAMAGDGINDAPALARADVGIAMGTGTDVAMNSAQLTLVKGDLMGILRARALSVATVKNMRQNLGFAFIYNSMGIPLAAGLLYPITGHLLSPMIAAIAMSVSSASVVFNALRLKNTHIE
- a CDS encoding heavy metal response regulator transcription factor, with protein sequence MKLLVAEDEPTLGIYLQQGLTEAGFTVDRFTDGVEALQHALSEAYDLLILDVMMPGMDGWELLRKVRKSGKEVPVLFLTARDSIEDRVKGLELGADDYLIKPFAFSELLARVRTLLRRGNSTPAQTHIKMADLEVDLLKRRAIRGGTRIDLTAKEFALLELLLRRRGEVLSKSLIASQVWDMNFDSDTNVIEVAVRRLRAKIDDDFDVKLIQTVRGMGYMLDSPDLDQR